The window AGTCAACCACGTCGCCCGCGCCGAAGATGCCGGCCACGTCGGTTTTCGTCTGTCCACCACCTTTGCCTCCGAGGGTGCGGATGTAGCCCTCCTCGTCCAATTCCACGTCCGTGTCTTCGAGGTAGCCCGTGTTCGGTGTGTGGCCAATGGCGAGGAAGACGGCCCCAACGTCGAAGTCGAACTCCTCCGTTTCCGGATCGTCGAGTTTCTGTGACGGTTTCCCCGCCGGATTGGTGACCATCGTGACGTGATCGACGCCGTCTTCCGGCGTTCCATGAATCTCCGTCACCTCGGTGTTTTTCATGATCTCGATTTCGCCCGCATCGACTTTTTCCTGCACGCGGTCCTGCCAATACTGTTCCGCGCGGAACTCTTCGCGCCGGTGAACCAGATAGACTTTCTCCGCGAACTTCGTGAGGAAGGACGCTTCTTCGAACGCGGCGTCACCGCCGCCGATGACGACCATCTCCTCGTCGCGGAAGAACGCGCCGTCACAGGTTGCGCAGGTCGAAACACCGTAGCCCATCAGATCGTCCTCGCCCGGAATCGAGAGGGTTCGAGCGCTCGCGCCGCTGGCCGCGATGAGCGCGTCGGTCGTGTACACGTCGCCGTTCGAGAGTTCGACACGGAACGGGCGGGACGTGTCGTCTACGTCCTCGATGATGCCCGTCTTCACTTCGGCACCGAACCGCTCGGCCTGCTCCTGCATGTTGTTGATGAGTTCCGGACCGCTGATTCCGTCGGGGAACCCGGGGTAGTTCTCCACATCGGTCGTGAGCGTCAGTTGCCCCCCCGGTTCGTCGCCTTGGAGGATGAGCGGGTCGTTGTTCCCGCGTGCGGCGTAGATTGCTGCGGTCAATCCCGCGATACCGCTTCCGGAGACGATGAGCGTCCGGTGTTCGGGGTCGGCCGTTTCGCCGCCATCCGAGGCCGCGATACCAAGCCTTTCGTCGAGTTCACCAGTCTCTTCCAGTGCGCTCGTCTCGTCCCAGCCACCGATGAGTTCGTCGTCGATGAACACCTCCGGTGCTGTCTTTCGTCCGTCAGCACGCTCGACCATCTCGGAGAACAGTTCATCATCACCTGTCACGTTGTACGTCTCGTACTCGATTCCTTTCTCGTCGAAGAGGTCCTTCGCTTTGTCACAGTAGGGGCAGTTCTCCTTCGTGTAAATCTCGACGTGGGGATGTTCGCTCATGGTGCAATATCACAGTTCGCGGTGTATTTAGCTTGCGCTGTCTCCCGTCATTTCCGCTTTCGACAGTCGCGTGCGTCTCTTTGCTAAAACGGGTCAGACGACCGTTGGAAACGCCTCGAAGGTCTTACCTTCCCCCTGTGCTAGAACTTTTACATGGGTGCAGATATCGTCGAAAAGACGGACCGATACGAACGTCTCCTCTCGGAGGCGCTCGATGCGGCCGAAATCGCTCCCGCAACCGATACGCCGATGGGCGAGGCCGCGGTTGACTGTCGGGAGATGGCACGGTCGTATCTCGAAGACGGACGACATTTTCGCGACGACGACGACCTCGTAAACGCACTCGCGTCGTTTTCGTATGGACATGCATGGCTCGACGCGGGGGCGAGAATCGGTCTCTTCGACGTCCCCCGTGAAGGACATCTCTTCACCATATAGTTGGGCGATGCTCTTACGTGTCCGTGGTGTGTCGGTTGGCGATAATGGAGGGCGTCCTGTGGTACGTACTCACCGGTACGCGTGGCGGAGCCAATCGTGTCCGCCTGCTTCGCACGCTGGATGAGCGTCCGCGGAACGCCAATCAACTGGCCGACGACCTGGATCTCGATTACAAAACGGTTCGCCATCACCTCGATGTACTGATGGACAACGGGGTAATCGAGAACAGCGGGGACGACTACGGTGCAGTGTACCTGATTACGGGACAAACGCGACAACATTGGGACACCGTCGAGGAAATCATCGGGAAAGTGGAGTAAAGTATGGCTGAATCTGGGAAAGCATATAACCGTCGCCGATCACAAGGGAGGAACAGATGGGTCTCTGGATAGACGTTGCTCGAGTTTCGACGGCACTGAACGTGCTGTTACTTCTCGGGTTGAGTTACGTCTGGCTCCGGAACTACGTGCAGTTTCGCTCGAAACAGACGCTCGGGCTCTCGGTGTTCTCAGTGCTCCTGCTCGCGGAAAACGCGTTGGCGTTTTACGTCTACACGTGGGACCAGATCCGTACCGCCTGGTTCGCAACTGCAGTCCCACCTGTGGCGTGGCACGCGATGCTCGCGCTTCACGTGTTGGAGTTTTTCGCCCTGTCGTTTCTCCTCTGGGCGACGTGGGACTGATCCCCCAGTCCGTCCCAAATATCTGATGGTGACGGTATCAGTAGCTCATTATTAATACCGATGTCCCGGTTCGCACGGTCCATATGAAACGATCGAGTCGGAACCCCAGGACTTCCGGGACGGGAAGTTCGGTGGACGGGATGCTTTGGTACGTGCTCTCCGGAAGTCGGGGTGGTGCCAGTCGTGCGCGAGTGGGAGACGGTCGAATCGATAATCGACGTAGTATCACGATAGCTGTTCTCGGTTCGATTTACGACGAAACATGGTCGAAATTCGAATGAATTTGGGTGAAAGTCCGGTAAATTTTCTTTTATATCTTCGCCCTTGGTCGTGGTGTGCGCCACAGCGCACGTCCAACCATGCCAGATGATACG of the Haladaptatus caseinilyticus genome contains:
- a CDS encoding FAD-dependent oxidoreductase, which encodes MSEHPHVEIYTKENCPYCDKAKDLFDEKGIEYETYNVTGDDELFSEMVERADGRKTAPEVFIDDELIGGWDETSALEETGELDERLGIAASDGGETADPEHRTLIVSGSGIAGLTAAIYAARGNNDPLILQGDEPGGQLTLTTDVENYPGFPDGISGPELINNMQEQAERFGAEVKTGIIEDVDDTSRPFRVELSNGDVYTTDALIAASGASARTLSIPGEDDLMGYGVSTCATCDGAFFRDEEMVVIGGGDAAFEEASFLTKFAEKVYLVHRREEFRAEQYWQDRVQEKVDAGEIEIMKNTEVTEIHGTPEDGVDHVTMVTNPAGKPSQKLDDPETEEFDFDVGAVFLAIGHTPNTGYLEDTDVELDEEGYIRTLGGKGGGQTKTDVAGIFGAGDVVDFHYQQAVTAAGMGCKAALDADDYLETADLGETAATQEGAAVSDD
- a CDS encoding DUF357 domain-containing protein yields the protein MGADIVEKTDRYERLLSEALDAAEIAPATDTPMGEAAVDCREMARSYLEDGRHFRDDDDLVNALASFSYGHAWLDAGARIGLFDVPREGHLFTI
- a CDS encoding ArsR/SmtB family transcription factor, producing MEGVLWYVLTGTRGGANRVRLLRTLDERPRNANQLADDLDLDYKTVRHHLDVLMDNGVIENSGDDYGAVYLITGQTRQHWDTVEEIIGKVE